Proteins co-encoded in one Pseudoliparis swirei isolate HS2019 ecotype Mariana Trench chromosome 7, NWPU_hadal_v1, whole genome shotgun sequence genomic window:
- the crybb3 gene encoding beta-crystallin B3 isoform X1, with translation MHDGWCFVCCCHKVEEQGIGRMSEQQSAPEPLAAGKSQQGGAGATYKVLLFEFENFQGCKAEFSAECKDVTAGRLEKVGSVIVESGPWAGYDRHGFTGEQFILEKGEYPRWDTWTNSQNSDTLLSLRPLKVDGDEHKVLLYENPGFTGRKMEIVDDDVPTLWGHGFQDRVASVKSLNGTWVGYMYPGYRGRQFIFERGDFKHWNDWEAPSPQIQSVRRVRDMQWHKRGCFLDPAPAPAPGPSPDPEPAPAPPAPPATAGAS, from the exons ATGCATGATGGATGGTGCTTTGTGTGCTGCTGCCACAAAGTGGAGGAGCAGGGTATCGGGAGGATGTCGGAGCAGCAGAGTGCCCCGGAGCCGCTGGCTGCTGGGAAGAGCCAGCAGGGAGGAGCTGGAGCCACATACAAG GTTTTGCTGTTTGAGTTTGAGAACTTCCAGGGCTGCAAGGCGGAGTTTTCAGCAGAGTGCAAAGATGTGACAGCTGGGAGACTCGAGAAGGTTGGATCTGTGATCGTTGAGTCGGGACC ATGGGCGGGTTATGATCGTCATGGCTTCACAGGGGAGCAGTTTATTCTGGAGAAGGGCGAGTATCCACGCTGGGACACCTGGACCAACAGTCAGAACAGCGACACCCTCTTGTCTCTAAGGCCACTCAAAGTG GACGGTGATGAACACAAGGTACTCCTCTATGAGAACCCTGGATTTACTGGTAGAAAGATGGAGATCGTCGATGATGATGTGCCCACTTTGTGGGGCCACGGTTTTCAGGATCGTGTGGCCAGTGTCAAGTCTCTAAACGGAAC ATGGGTCGGCTACATGTACCCAGGCTACAGGGGGCGCCAGTTTATCTTCGAGAGAGGAGATTTCAAGCACTGGAACGACTGGGAGGCCCCTTCACCTCAGATCCAGTCTGTCCGACGTGTGCGAGACATGCAGTGGCACAAGAGGGGTTGTTTCCTTGACCCGGCTCCGGCTCCGGCTCCTGGCCCCAGCCCGGACCCTGAGCCTGCGCCAgcacctcctgcacctcctgctACAGCTGGAGCCAGCTGA
- the crybb3 gene encoding beta-crystallin B3 isoform X2, translating to MSEQQSAPEPLAAGKSQQGGAGATYKVLLFEFENFQGCKAEFSAECKDVTAGRLEKVGSVIVESGPWAGYDRHGFTGEQFILEKGEYPRWDTWTNSQNSDTLLSLRPLKVDGDEHKVLLYENPGFTGRKMEIVDDDVPTLWGHGFQDRVASVKSLNGTWVGYMYPGYRGRQFIFERGDFKHWNDWEAPSPQIQSVRRVRDMQWHKRGCFLDPAPAPAPGPSPDPEPAPAPPAPPATAGAS from the exons ATGTCGGAGCAGCAGAGTGCCCCGGAGCCGCTGGCTGCTGGGAAGAGCCAGCAGGGAGGAGCTGGAGCCACATACAAG GTTTTGCTGTTTGAGTTTGAGAACTTCCAGGGCTGCAAGGCGGAGTTTTCAGCAGAGTGCAAAGATGTGACAGCTGGGAGACTCGAGAAGGTTGGATCTGTGATCGTTGAGTCGGGACC ATGGGCGGGTTATGATCGTCATGGCTTCACAGGGGAGCAGTTTATTCTGGAGAAGGGCGAGTATCCACGCTGGGACACCTGGACCAACAGTCAGAACAGCGACACCCTCTTGTCTCTAAGGCCACTCAAAGTG GACGGTGATGAACACAAGGTACTCCTCTATGAGAACCCTGGATTTACTGGTAGAAAGATGGAGATCGTCGATGATGATGTGCCCACTTTGTGGGGCCACGGTTTTCAGGATCGTGTGGCCAGTGTCAAGTCTCTAAACGGAAC ATGGGTCGGCTACATGTACCCAGGCTACAGGGGGCGCCAGTTTATCTTCGAGAGAGGAGATTTCAAGCACTGGAACGACTGGGAGGCCCCTTCACCTCAGATCCAGTCTGTCCGACGTGTGCGAGACATGCAGTGGCACAAGAGGGGTTGTTTCCTTGACCCGGCTCCGGCTCCGGCTCCTGGCCCCAGCCCGGACCCTGAGCCTGCGCCAgcacctcctgcacctcctgctACAGCTGGAGCCAGCTGA